Proteins co-encoded in one Rhopalosiphum maidis isolate BTI-1 chromosome 2, ASM367621v3, whole genome shotgun sequence genomic window:
- the LOC113551346 gene encoding integrin-linked protein kinase has product MEDIFQWCREGVAMQVRVWLDDTEHDMNHGDDHGFSPLHWAAKEGHLKIVEMLVQRGARINSTNRGDDTPLHLAAAHGHHEIVHLLLKNRADINFTNEHGNTPLHYACFWGYEAIAEELIENGALAALANKDGDTPLDKGRGPILKHLKDLALQSGQDLTKINFKDQSWLGLKTRSRDATLSRHKGINLSDLYLHTKMATSPSGETWRGHWQKNDIVAKVLAVRQCTPRISRDFNEEFPKLRIFSHPNVLPVIGCCNSPPNLVVISQYMPWGSLYTLLHEGARVTVDTALALRLAVDVSRAMAFLHSLERIIPQFHLNSHHIMIDEDLTARINMADAKFSFQEKARVYYPGWMSPEALQKKRIDTNSEACDMWSFAVLLWELATREVPFSHLSPMEIGMKVALDGLRVSIPSDISPHLTKLIKICMNEDPGKRPTFDMVLPILDKMKR; this is encoded by the exons ATGGAAGATATATTCCAGTGGTGCCGAGAAGGCGTCGCCATGCAAGTGCGGGTCTGGCTCGACGACACCGAACACGACATGAACCACGG GGACGATCATGGATTTAGTCCATTGCACTGGGCCGCTAAAGAGGGGCATCTGAAGATCGTCGAGATGCTTGTGCAGAGAGGTGCCCGCATAAACTCTACGAATCGAGGCGATGACACGCCTCTGCACTTGGCTGCAGCGCACGGTCACCATGAAATCGTTCACCTG TTGTTGAAAAACCGTGCTGACATTAATTTCACTAATGAACACGGTAACACTCCGTTACACTATGCTTGCTTCTGGGGCTATGAAGCAATCGCTGAAGAACTTATTGAAAACGGTGCTTTGGCTGCCTTGGCCAACAAAGATGGAGACACTCCACTAGACAAGGGAAGAGGACCAAttctaaaacatttaaaag aTTTGGCTTTGCAATCCGGACAAGATCTTACTAAAATCAATTTCAAAGATCAAAGCTGGTTGGGTTTAAAAACGAGAAGCC GAGATGCTACATTATCACGGCATAAAGGAATAAACTTGAGTGATCTTTACTTGCACACAAAAATGGCTACATCACCCAGTGGAGAAACATGGCGTGGTCATTGGCAGAAAAATGACATCGTCGCAAAAGTATTGGCTGTACGACAGTGTACTCCTCGAATATCAAGAGATTTCAATGAAGAATTCCCAAAACttag AATATTTTCGCACCCTAATGTGCTGCCAGTGATAGGATGTTGCAACTCCCCTCCTAACTTGGTGGTTATTAGTCAGTATATGCCTTGGGGATcgctttatactttattacacGAAGGAGCCAGAGTTACAGTGGACACAGCCTTAGCACTTAGACTTGCAGTGGATGTTTCTAGGGCCATGGCATTTTTGCATAGTCTGGAAAGGATCATACCACAATTTCATCTGAATAGTCATCATATCATG ATCGATGAGGATCTTACAGCTCGGATAAATATGGCAGATGCTAAATTCTCATTCCAAGAAAAGGCAAGAGTATATTACCCTGGATGGATGTCTCCTGAGG CTTTACAAAAAAAGCGAATTGATACTAATTCAGAAGCGTGTGACATGTGGAGTTTTGCTGTTCTTTTATGGGAATTAGCTACTAGGGAAGTTCCATTTTCTCATTTGTCACCAATGGAAATAGGGATGaag gTGGCTTTGGATGGTTTAAGAGTGTCTATTCCATCTGATATTTCACCTCACCTCACCAAactgattaaaatatgtatgaacgAGGATCCGGGCAAAAGGCCAACTTTTGACATGGTGCTTCCAATTTTGGATAAAatgaaaagataa
- the LOC113553075 gene encoding transmembrane protein 19 translates to MTKIKSDSEDMNVSKPTISVALTMVSIPLSMILWISNILFRKFYGDNVNELDEGLSPLRWFISTFIPLFIAVWGYTKRSLSLSGALLGVIVGFVLTLSSYGFLACLLTFFVTSSRATKFRSKSKKQLEPDFKEGGQRNWIQVLCNGGMATQLALLYILDVGCGELPVDFNRYYRPSWLSIGILGAFSSCNGDTWASELATVLDTGLPILITTGKPVPKGTNGGVSVIGLIVSLLGGMVVGLANYAMLIYTIDADMLARSPAQWPIIVAGGFAGLIGSVVDSVLGATLQYSGFNRKTGTIVEHPGKDIVHISGRRILDNHSVNLISSVIMGILTPKIAYLVWP, encoded by the exons ATGACCAAAATTAAAAGTGATTCTGAAGACATGAATGTTTCTAAACCAACCATATCAGTCGCATTAACTATGGTTTCTATTCCATTGTCAATGATTTTATGGATTAGCAATATTTTGTTCCGAAAATTTTATGGCGATAATGTAAATGAACTAGATG aagGACTCTCGCCTCTCCGGTGGTTTATATCCACTTTCATTCCATTATTTATTGCTGTATGGGGCTATACCAAACGTAGTTTAAGTCTAAGCGGAGCACTATTAG GTGTGATTGTTGGTTTTGTATTAACATTGAGCAGCTATGGATTTCTGGCTTGTTTgctaacattttttgttacatCTTCCAGAGCGACAAAATTTCGAAGCAAATCTAAAAAACAATTGGAACCTGACTTTAAAGAAG gtgGTCAAAGAAACTGGATACAGGTACTGTGTAATGGAGGCATGGCTACTCAACTTGCACTCTTGTACATTTTAGATGTTGGATGTGGTGAACTACCTGTTGATTTTAATCGTTATTATCGGCCTTCTTGGTTATCCATTGGTATTCTTG gtGCTTTTTCCAGTTGCAATGGTGATACTTGGGCCTCAGAATTAGCAACAGTCTTGGATACAGGCTTACCCATATTGATAACAACTGGTAAACCAGTTCCcaaag GTACAAACGGAGGTGTGTCGGTCATTGGATTGATTGTCAGTCTATTAGGTGGCATGGTTGTTGGATTAGCAAATTATGCAAtgcttatttatacaattgacGCTGACATGTTGGCCAGAAGTCCTGCTCAATGGCCAATAATTGTAGCTGGGGGTTTTGCAGGACTAATTGGTAGTGTTGTAGATTCAGTATTAGGTGCCACCTTACAATACAgtg GTTTTAATCGAAAAACAGGAACAATAGTAGAACACCCTGGCAAAGACATTGTGCACATATCTGGGAGAAGAATTTTGGATAATCACAGTGTCAATTTGATATCAAGTGTGATAATGGGAATCTTAACCCCAAAAATTGCGTACTTAGTTTGgccataa
- the LOC113552199 gene encoding E3 ubiquitin-protein ligase RFWD3-like isoform X1, giving the protein MIYRDKNMGSPSRSRWVTNDEVMEVDNLYSAFFARDNVHVSNDVPENVAAGPRINSPMFGSDPPPQNEVNDPIDPVDPVHLVHPVDPIDAVQYDESSSDSIDSRSSSVILMSSTRTTPRPGRFTESSEDSSEESLIGFPIDPPAGSPAGFPTESPMDSLASSPETSPESSRMGSLEPSPVGSPATSPPTSPTRSAATSLKRTLEDAATTLQTISDNPDEAFACSICLDTLTNTGSHKPACLKCGHIFGENCLQRWIKVGCNRDARRCPTCNTKASLKDIRVLYTRNLVAVDTAEITALELKVEQENRAKNLMHLEAERWKVKATYLDNEVKRLKTIVNAELQNKASTSGPTTVRQCIKKINICKNLGCRVMAFNKNNMMMVVSQHSDTTLFKSHVIRKMNGAILEPSKECIFAHKKQIRDMAFHPFEHNLLASVGLDKTINLTDLSINTVVSSVDVSEPLWSCCWAGDNTNVLVAGGQMGSVFYIDRRYMKLFNFEQIRKPGCVSLNPLPPSSSRSFLNGGIFKTRMDFLSVLEQDPGQELNVYREVELPLKGLWTSSYYDSQSNLLLSSAKPCGPNKSVRHIVSKLADFNPEGPLLNPVVTFYGGDKSTQLSRSCLVPPNGGYNEDMLACCFDERSSTIKVFNINAGNNVHNFHVTENFLDLCPLPGLIINGRRTMAGLSENAMSVFSV; this is encoded by the exons ATGATTTACAGAGATAAAAATATGGGTAGTCCATCAAGATCAAGATGGGTAACAAATGACGAAGTTATGGaagtagataatttatattcagctTTTTTTGCAAGAGATAATGTACATGTATCAAAtg aTGTACCAGAAAATGTAGCTGCAGGTCCCAGAATTAATTCACCTATGTTTGGCTCTGATCCACCTCCACAAAATGAAGTCAATGATCCAATAGATCCAGTAGATCCTGTACATTTAGTTCATCCAGTTGATCCAATAGATGCTGTTCAATATGATGAAAGTAGTTCAGATTCAATT gaTTCTCGTTCATCAAGTGTAATATTGATGTCAAGTACTCGAACAACTCCAAGACCTGGAAGATTTACAGAATCTTCAGAAGATTCTTCAGAAGAATCTCTAATAGGATTTCCTATAGATCCTCCAGCAGGATCTCCAGCAGGATTTCCTACAGAATCTCCAATGGATTCTCTAGCATCATCTCCAGAAACATCTCCAGAATCATCTAGAATGGGATCTTTAGAACCATCTCCAGTGGGATCTCCAGCTACATCTCCACCAACATCTCCAACAAGATCTGCAGCAACATCTTTAAAACGTACTTTAGAAGATGCAGCCACTACATTACAAACTATTAgcg ataatccAGATGAAGCATTTGCCTGTTCAATATGTTTAGATACTTTGACTAATACTGGATCTCATAAACCAGCATGTTTGAAATGCGGTCATATTTTTGgagaaaattgtttacaaagatggattaaa gTTGGATGTAATAGGGATGCAAGAAGATGTCCAACATGTAACACTAAAGCGAGTTTAAAAGATATTAGAGTTTTATATACTAGAAATCTAGTAGCAGTTGATACTGCAGAGATAACTGCTCTTGAACTTAAAGTGGAACAA GAAAATCGggcaaaaaatttaatgcatttgGAAGCAGAAAGATGGAAAGTGAAAGCTACATATTTAGATAACGAagtaaaaagattaaaaactatagtGAATGCAGAGTTACAAAATAAAGCGTCAACTAGTGGTCCAACTACAGTACGgcaatgcataaaaaaaattaatatttgcaaAAACCTAGGCTGTAGGGTTAtggcatttaataaaaataatatgatgatg GTGGTGTCACAACATTCTGATACAACATTATTTAAGTCACACGTAATCAGAAAAATGAACGGAGCAATACTGGAACCTTCTAAAGAATGTATTTTTgcacataaaaaacaaattcgtGATATGGCGTTTCACCCATTTGAACATAATCTTTTGGCTTCTGTTGGTTTGGATAAAACCATAAATCTAACAGATTTAAGTATTAACACGGTGGTTTCCTCTGTAGatg TTTCTGAACCATTGTGGTCATGTTGTTGGGCTGGTGATAATACTAACGTGTTGGTTGCGGGTGGTCAAATGGGgtctgtattttatattgaccGTAGGTATATGAAATTGTTCAACTTTGAACAGATTCGAAAACCTGGTTGTGTTTCTCTTAATCCACTCCCACCGTCATCATCTCGATCATTCCTCAATGGTGGAATTTTTAAGACTAGAATGGATTTCTTGTCTGTGCTTGAACAAGACCCTGGACAAGAACTTAATGTATATAGAGAGGTGGAATTGCCATTAAAAGGACTCTGGACTAGTTCTTATTATGATAGTCAATCTAATCTACTCCTGTCATCCGCTAAACCGTGTGGTCCCAACAAGTCTGTTAGACATATTGTGTCTAAATTGGCTGATTTTAATCCAGAAGGTCCTTTATTAAATCCAGTGGTCACATTTTATG GTGGAGATAAGTCTACGCAATTATCTCGCTCGTGTTTAGTTCCACCAAACGGTGGATACAACGAAGATATGTTAGCGTGTTGTTTTGATGAAAGATCAAGCACCATCAAAGTATTCAATATCAATGCAGGCAATAATGTTCACAATTTCCATGTTACTGAAAACTTTTTGGATCTATGTCCCTTACCTGGGCTAATCATAAATGGTAGACGAACAATGGCTGGTTTGTCAGAAAATGCTATGAGTgttttttctgtttaa
- the LOC113552199 gene encoding E3 ubiquitin-protein ligase RFWD3-like isoform X2, translating to MGSPSRSRWVTNDEVMEVDNLYSAFFARDNVHVSNDVPENVAAGPRINSPMFGSDPPPQNEVNDPIDPVDPVHLVHPVDPIDAVQYDESSSDSIDSRSSSVILMSSTRTTPRPGRFTESSEDSSEESLIGFPIDPPAGSPAGFPTESPMDSLASSPETSPESSRMGSLEPSPVGSPATSPPTSPTRSAATSLKRTLEDAATTLQTISDNPDEAFACSICLDTLTNTGSHKPACLKCGHIFGENCLQRWIKVGCNRDARRCPTCNTKASLKDIRVLYTRNLVAVDTAEITALELKVEQENRAKNLMHLEAERWKVKATYLDNEVKRLKTIVNAELQNKASTSGPTTVRQCIKKINICKNLGCRVMAFNKNNMMMVVSQHSDTTLFKSHVIRKMNGAILEPSKECIFAHKKQIRDMAFHPFEHNLLASVGLDKTINLTDLSINTVVSSVDVSEPLWSCCWAGDNTNVLVAGGQMGSVFYIDRRYMKLFNFEQIRKPGCVSLNPLPPSSSRSFLNGGIFKTRMDFLSVLEQDPGQELNVYREVELPLKGLWTSSYYDSQSNLLLSSAKPCGPNKSVRHIVSKLADFNPEGPLLNPVVTFYGGDKSTQLSRSCLVPPNGGYNEDMLACCFDERSSTIKVFNINAGNNVHNFHVTENFLDLCPLPGLIINGRRTMAGLSENAMSVFSV from the exons ATGGGTAGTCCATCAAGATCAAGATGGGTAACAAATGACGAAGTTATGGaagtagataatttatattcagctTTTTTTGCAAGAGATAATGTACATGTATCAAAtg aTGTACCAGAAAATGTAGCTGCAGGTCCCAGAATTAATTCACCTATGTTTGGCTCTGATCCACCTCCACAAAATGAAGTCAATGATCCAATAGATCCAGTAGATCCTGTACATTTAGTTCATCCAGTTGATCCAATAGATGCTGTTCAATATGATGAAAGTAGTTCAGATTCAATT gaTTCTCGTTCATCAAGTGTAATATTGATGTCAAGTACTCGAACAACTCCAAGACCTGGAAGATTTACAGAATCTTCAGAAGATTCTTCAGAAGAATCTCTAATAGGATTTCCTATAGATCCTCCAGCAGGATCTCCAGCAGGATTTCCTACAGAATCTCCAATGGATTCTCTAGCATCATCTCCAGAAACATCTCCAGAATCATCTAGAATGGGATCTTTAGAACCATCTCCAGTGGGATCTCCAGCTACATCTCCACCAACATCTCCAACAAGATCTGCAGCAACATCTTTAAAACGTACTTTAGAAGATGCAGCCACTACATTACAAACTATTAgcg ataatccAGATGAAGCATTTGCCTGTTCAATATGTTTAGATACTTTGACTAATACTGGATCTCATAAACCAGCATGTTTGAAATGCGGTCATATTTTTGgagaaaattgtttacaaagatggattaaa gTTGGATGTAATAGGGATGCAAGAAGATGTCCAACATGTAACACTAAAGCGAGTTTAAAAGATATTAGAGTTTTATATACTAGAAATCTAGTAGCAGTTGATACTGCAGAGATAACTGCTCTTGAACTTAAAGTGGAACAA GAAAATCGggcaaaaaatttaatgcatttgGAAGCAGAAAGATGGAAAGTGAAAGCTACATATTTAGATAACGAagtaaaaagattaaaaactatagtGAATGCAGAGTTACAAAATAAAGCGTCAACTAGTGGTCCAACTACAGTACGgcaatgcataaaaaaaattaatatttgcaaAAACCTAGGCTGTAGGGTTAtggcatttaataaaaataatatgatgatg GTGGTGTCACAACATTCTGATACAACATTATTTAAGTCACACGTAATCAGAAAAATGAACGGAGCAATACTGGAACCTTCTAAAGAATGTATTTTTgcacataaaaaacaaattcgtGATATGGCGTTTCACCCATTTGAACATAATCTTTTGGCTTCTGTTGGTTTGGATAAAACCATAAATCTAACAGATTTAAGTATTAACACGGTGGTTTCCTCTGTAGatg TTTCTGAACCATTGTGGTCATGTTGTTGGGCTGGTGATAATACTAACGTGTTGGTTGCGGGTGGTCAAATGGGgtctgtattttatattgaccGTAGGTATATGAAATTGTTCAACTTTGAACAGATTCGAAAACCTGGTTGTGTTTCTCTTAATCCACTCCCACCGTCATCATCTCGATCATTCCTCAATGGTGGAATTTTTAAGACTAGAATGGATTTCTTGTCTGTGCTTGAACAAGACCCTGGACAAGAACTTAATGTATATAGAGAGGTGGAATTGCCATTAAAAGGACTCTGGACTAGTTCTTATTATGATAGTCAATCTAATCTACTCCTGTCATCCGCTAAACCGTGTGGTCCCAACAAGTCTGTTAGACATATTGTGTCTAAATTGGCTGATTTTAATCCAGAAGGTCCTTTATTAAATCCAGTGGTCACATTTTATG GTGGAGATAAGTCTACGCAATTATCTCGCTCGTGTTTAGTTCCACCAAACGGTGGATACAACGAAGATATGTTAGCGTGTTGTTTTGATGAAAGATCAAGCACCATCAAAGTATTCAATATCAATGCAGGCAATAATGTTCACAATTTCCATGTTACTGAAAACTTTTTGGATCTATGTCCCTTACCTGGGCTAATCATAAATGGTAGACGAACAATGGCTGGTTTGTCAGAAAATGCTATGAGTgttttttctgtttaa